Proteins encoded together in one Procambarus clarkii isolate CNS0578487 chromosome 71, FALCON_Pclarkii_2.0, whole genome shotgun sequence window:
- the LOC138356207 gene encoding uncharacterized protein: MTEALEEKQNADVVYTDFAKLGHSLTSLATGSPAWSLGHQLGHWVTSLVTGSPAWSLGHQLGHWVTSLATGSPAWSLGHQLGHWVTSLVTGSPAWPLGHQLGHWVTSLATGSPAWSLGHQLGHWVTSLVTGSPAWSLGHQLGHWVTSLVTGSPAWSLGHQLGHWVTSLVTGSPAWPLGHQLGHWVTSLATGSPAWSLGHQLGHWVTSLATGSPAWPLGHQLGHWVTSLVTGSPAWPLGHQLGHWVTSLVTGSPAWSLGHQLGHWVTSLVTGSPAWPLGHQLGHCLTSLATGSPAWSLGHQLGHWVTSLVTGSPAWSLPHQLGHWVTSLVTGSPAWSLGHQLGHWVTSLVTGSPAWSLGHQLGHWVTSLVTGSPAWSLGHQLGHWVTSLAMK; encoded by the exons ATGACAGAAgctttagaagaaaagcaaaatgcagatgttgtatacacagactttgcaaag CTTGGTCACTCCCTCACCAGCTTGGCCACTGGGTCACCAGCTTGGTCACTGGGTCACCAGCTTGGTCACTGGGTCACCAGCTTGGTCACTGGGTCACCAGCTTGGTCACTGGGTCACCAGCTTGGCCACTGGGTCACCAGCTTGGCCACTGGGTCACCAGCTTGGTCACTGGGTCACCAGCTTGGCCACTGGGTCACCAGCTTGGTCACTGGGTCACCAGCTTGGCCACTGGGTCACCAGCTTGGCCACTGGGTCACCAGCTTGGCCACTGGGTCACCAGCTTGGTCACTGGGTCACCAGCTTGGTCACTGGGTCACCAGCTTGGTCACTGGGTCACCAGCTTGGTCACTGGGTCACCAGCTTGGTCACTGGGTCACCAGCTTGGTCACTGGGTCACCAGCTTGGTCACTGGGTCACCAGCTTGGTCACTGGGTCACCAGCTTGGTCACTGGGTCACCAGCTTGGCCACTGGGTCACCAGCTTGGCCACTGGGTCACCAGCTTGGCCACTGGGTCACCAGCTTGGTCACTGGGTCACCAGCTTGGCCACTGGGTCACCAGCTTGGCCACTGGGTCACCAGCTTGGCCACTGGGTCACCAGCTTGGCCACTGGGTCACCAGCTTGGTCACTGGGTCACCAGCTTGGCCACTGGGTCACCAGCTTGGCCACTGGGTCACCAGCTTGGTCACTGGGTCACCAGCTTGGTCACTGGGTCACCAGCTTGGTCACTGGGTCACCAGCTTGGTCACTGGGTCACCAGCTTGGCCACTGGGTCACCAGCTTGGTCACTGCCTCACCAGCTTGGCCACTGGGTCACCAGCTTGGTCACTGGGTCACCAGCTTGGTCACTGGGTCACCAGCTTGGTCACTGGGTCACCAGCTTGGTCACTGCCTCACCAGCTTGGTCACTGGGTCACCAGCTTGGTCACTGGGTCACCAGCTTGGTCACTGGGTCACCAGCTTGGTCACTGGGTCACCAGCTTGGTCACTGGGTCACCAGCTTGGTCACTGGGTCACCAGCTTGGTCACTGGGTCACCAGCTTGGTCACTGGGTCACCAGCTTGGTCACTGGGTCACCAGCTTGGTCACTGGGTCACCAGCTTGGCCatgaagtga